The Candidatus Saccharibacteria bacterium sequence CTCCCACCATGCACGAATGTCATTGAAATGATGTCCGATAACAAGGCCGCTAAAGAAAATAAGTTGCCAGCTGTAAACCATTGAAAGTTCGTTAGTCTCGAGTGGGCTATTGCCGAATTGAGTCCATACGAATGTGCTAACGATAAGCACGACATACCATAAACCCTTGCGAAGCAGCCACAAGGCTGCGGGGCTAACAAACAAAAATATTGCGTAAAGTCGTAAATAATCTGCCCATCCATAAATGTAGTTAAACGTAAGGCCGCCCCAAATCACGCTCCAAATATTTTCATCGACAGGGCGAATACCAGGTTTAACGCCCGGGTTATCGATAAAATACCAGCCGAGGAAAGTGAAAAATAACATTAAGATAACTGCGGTAATGTAAAGTTGAATACTGCGTTGCAGCAAAAGTTTTGCAGCAAATTTAAACGGCTTATCGAGTAGTTTTCGGCCACGGACGATTCCAAGAACAATCCCCGAAATTAAAAAGAAGCCCTCAGCGGCTGAAACATACAAATTACCACGCCCACCCCACCAGTCGATACCGTTTGGAAAGTAGGCCAAATGATCGAGGATGATTGCAACTAAAAAATAGCCCCGCAAGAGGTCGAACGTAAGAATTCTGGATGATTTCTTTGGGCTCACTCTATCTATCATACACGACAAGCGAGTGGGGTATAATGGATGTATGAAGCAAACTCCATACAAAGCATCACCATTTACGTTGAAAGATAGCGAAGGAAAAGAGCACTCACTAACAGATTATGCGGGCAAATGGGTTGTCCTTTATTTTTACCCAAAAGATGAAACGCCAGGTTGCACGGTAGAGGCGTGTAGTTTGCGTGATGCCCGTGATGATATTGCGGCGCTGGGTGCCGAGGTGATTGGCGTTAGCCAGGACGACGCATCGAGTCACGAAAAGTTCAAGGCAAAACATACGCTTAATTTTACGCTACTAAGCGATCCAGATCGAAAGGTTATTGAAGCCTACGATGCTTGGGGTAAAAAGATGTTTGGCAAAGAAGGCGCACTTCGTAAAACGTTTATTATCAACCCAGATGGCATGGTTGTAAAAGTATATGGCCGCGTAACGCCGCTTGGACATGGTGAGCAGGTGATTGAAGAATTGAAAAGGCTTCAATCGGCATAGTGACTAATAAAACATCCGCGATAAGGCGGATGTTTTATTTAGCGGGGACGTTTTAGTGCTACAGCCCGGGCCGAGGCGGCAAAGCGATCATCGATAACGGTAGGGATAAACTCACCGAATTTATTGACCACAGCTTTTTCGATAAGAAAATCTGCGATCGCGGGATTTTTTGGCAAAATGGAACCGTGAAGATACGTGCCAATAACATTGTGAATACGCGCGCCTTCGGTTTCGTCTTGGCCGTTGTTGCCGGCGCCACGCACTACTTGGCCGAGCGGTTGCACATTCGTTCCAAGAAAAGTTTGTCCGCTGTGATTTTCGTAACCCACAATATCGCCAAACTCACTGCTTTTGGTGACGATATTACCGATAAGTCGTTCTGGTCCGGCATGTGTTTCAATATCAAGAAGTTCGATACCTTTAATAATATGTCCGTCTTGAGTTTTAAAGAATTTACCGAACATTTGATAAAGGCCGCAAATCATAAGCATAGGAACGCCCTGTTCGGCGAGCGCGTGAAGTTTTGGCCCGATTGTTAAAAGGTCTTGCTGAATAGTGTCCTGGCCGGAATCTTGGCCACCACCGCCCACGATAATATCGACGTCTTCTGGAAATGTGTCGCCAGGATTGTATTCGAGTAGCTTTGGCTCGTAGCCATGCCACTGCAAGCGGCGTTTAATAACGAGTGTGTTACCCCAGTCGCCATAAATATTCATATCGCGCGGGTAAAGCTGAAGAACGGTTATTTGCTGGCTCATGAGATTTTCTCCACATCGGTAATTTTAGCAAGTTCGCGGCGAATAGCCAGCATGGCAGTATAGGTGCAAAAAATACGCTTTGGTTGGGTTGGCGCACTGGCAATAAACTGCTGGAGGCTTGCGGCGATATCCGTAGAAATATGTGACACGGTAATTTCATCGTACTGCAAGCGCAGTGCCATATCGAAGGCACGAATGCCAGTTACTTCTAATACTCCGCCTTCGCGCAGGCTATCAAAATCTACGTCCCAAAGCCACGACATGTCGCGGCCGTCGGCGTAGTTGTCGTTTATGGCGATCATTGTTTTATAGCCTTCGGGTTTAAACGATGACAGACTAAGTCGAAAGCCGCTAGGATTTTTTACCAAAACAATCTCAAGTGGCTGTCCACCGATTTGCACAGTTTCACCACGTCCAAAAGCGGGGGTGACCTGTGAAAGTGCTTCGATAAGTTTTGGCTGATCTAGTGCTTTG is a genomic window containing:
- a CDS encoding glutamine amidotransferase is translated as MSQQITVLQLYPRDMNIYGDWGNTLVIKRRLQWHGYEPKLLEYNPGDTFPEDVDIIVGGGGQDSGQDTIQQDLLTIGPKLHALAEQGVPMLMICGLYQMFGKFFKTQDGHIIKGIELLDIETHAGPERLIGNIVTKSSEFGDIVGYENHSGQTFLGTNVQPLGQVVRGAGNNGQDETEGARIHNVIGTYLHGSILPKNPAIADFLIEKAVVNKFGEFIPTVIDDRFAASARAVALKRPR
- the opgC gene encoding OpgC domain-containing protein, with protein sequence MSPKKSSRILTFDLLRGYFLVAIILDHLAYFPNGIDWWGGRGNLYVSAAEGFFLISGIVLGIVRGRKLLDKPFKFAAKLLLQRSIQLYITAVILMLFFTFLGWYFIDNPGVKPGIRPVDENIWSVIWGGLTFNYIYGWADYLRLYAIFLFVSPAALWLLRKGLWYVVLIVSTFVWTQFGNSPLETNELSMVYSWQLIFFSGLVIGHHFNDIRAWWEARSLLLRRITVACAVAITAITMLGNYIIVEAPEMFGGAITWLQNLHVTLQPYFAKEALPPARLALFAIWFVASFWLFAHFERFIVRHLGWLLLPFGTNSLYVYTLHAFAVFGIHLIIKDPTSSWVVNFLLSASVVMLIWIAVRTKFLMKIIPR
- a CDS encoding peroxiredoxin, whose translation is MKQTPYKASPFTLKDSEGKEHSLTDYAGKWVVLYFYPKDETPGCTVEACSLRDARDDIAALGAEVIGVSQDDASSHEKFKAKHTLNFTLLSDPDRKVIEAYDAWGKKMFGKEGALRKTFIINPDGMVVKVYGRVTPLGHGEQVIEELKRLQSA